The following nucleotide sequence is from bacterium.
CCCTAGCTTCCTTTGAAGCAATTGACATTTTAAAAATAAAGTCTTTTTTACTTTGTGCTGCCGATGCTTCCTCAACATTTGCACCAATACTTGTTCCTGAGCGAATTATTTGTTTTGATAAAACAAATTCCTGCTTTTTTTGTAGAAAGGAATATAACTTTACAATTCGCAGTGCAAAATTATAACTTTTATCTTTAATTATATTTTTAGACATAATTTAAAATTAACAA
It contains:
- a CDS encoding four helix bundle protein, which codes for MSKNIIKDKSYNFALRIVKLYSFLQKKQEFVLSKQIIRSGTSIGANVEEASAAQSKKDFIFKMSIASKEARESNYWLRLLRDSKLVSRERIQLLIDESNEILRLLTSIVKTSEENSKRKAKNLLS